One window of the Acidobacteriota bacterium genome contains the following:
- a CDS encoding trypsin-like peptidase domain-containing protein: protein MSRLPRTALALLLVALGPLPVAAVEEVRRTPVVEVVETVSPAVVNIAAEAMVRDVDPFFGPFFSRQRKAQSLGSGLIIEANGIVVTNAHVVDGASRILVNTQDGRELEAEVLGSDRDSDLAVLKVEGRNLPAVALGTSTDLLIGETVVAIGNPFGLSHTVTAGMLSARGRTVPAESGESLYTDFLQTDASINPGNSGGPLVNLAGSVIGINTAIISGANGIGFAIPADRARRVVGDLLRFGELQPLWTGLRVVSIHPELARRQGLSLDRGVLVAKVYPGSPAAQAGLVENDIILAAGSRSADSREDLTTALYSIAVGEPLALAVQRGGERIDLELRAQRPPRGLGLRFLERAIGLSVEPRRNGLTITRVLTGTAAHERGLRPGDRIAAANGQRLAGTEELGREVLRGLERGGLLLQVVRGRYAYNLNFGL from the coding sequence ATGAGCCGACTCCCCCGAACCGCCCTCGCCCTGCTCCTCGTCGCCCTCGGCCCGCTGCCCGTCGCCGCCGTCGAGGAAGTACGCCGCACCCCCGTCGTCGAGGTCGTCGAAACGGTCTCTCCGGCGGTGGTCAACATCGCCGCCGAGGCCATGGTGCGGGACGTCGACCCGTTCTTCGGACCCTTCTTTTCGCGCCAGCGCAAGGCCCAATCCCTCGGCTCCGGCCTGATCATCGAGGCCAACGGCATCGTGGTGACCAATGCCCATGTCGTCGACGGCGCCTCGCGCATTCTGGTCAACACTCAGGACGGTCGCGAGCTCGAGGCCGAGGTGCTGGGCTCGGACCGCGACTCGGATCTCGCGGTGCTGAAGGTCGAGGGCCGCAACCTGCCAGCGGTCGCCCTCGGCACCAGCACCGACCTGCTGATCGGCGAAACGGTGGTCGCCATCGGCAATCCCTTCGGCCTCTCCCACACGGTGACCGCCGGCATGCTGTCGGCGCGCGGCCGCACCGTGCCGGCGGAGAGCGGCGAGAGCCTGTACACCGACTTCCTGCAGACCGACGCCTCGATCAACCCGGGCAATTCCGGCGGCCCGCTGGTCAACCTCGCCGGCTCGGTGATCGGCATCAACACCGCCATCATCAGCGGCGCCAACGGCATCGGCTTCGCCATCCCCGCCGACCGCGCCCGCCGGGTGGTCGGCGATCTGCTGCGCTTCGGCGAGCTGCAGCCCTTGTGGACCGGGCTGAGGGTGGTCAGCATTCACCCCGAGCTGGCGCGCCGCCAGGGTCTGTCGCTGGATCGCGGCGTGCTGGTGGCCAAGGTCTACCCCGGCTCCCCGGCCGCCCAGGCGGGATTGGTCGAGAACGACATCATCCTCGCCGCCGGCAGCCGCTCCGCCGACAGCCGCGAAGACCTCACCACCGCCCTTTACTCGATCGCCGTCGGAGAACCGCTGGCCCTCGCGGTGCAGCGCGGTGGCGAGCGCATCGACCTCGAGCTGCGCGCCCAGCGGCCGCCGCGCGGCCTCGGCTTGCGTTTCCTCGAGCGCGCCATCGGGCTCAGCGTCGAGCCGCGACGCAATGGCCTCACCATCACCCGCGTGCTGACCGGCACCGCCGCCCACGAGCGTGGCCTACGGCCTGGCGACCGCATCGCCGCCGCCAACGGCCAGCGCCTGGCGGGCACCGAAGAGCTCGGCCGCGAAGTGCTGCGCGGCCTCGAGCGCGGTGGTCTGTTGCTCCAGGTGGTGCGCGGCCGCTACGCCTACAACCTCAATTTCGGCCTGTAG